A portion of the Polaribacter cellanae genome contains these proteins:
- a CDS encoding DUF4293 domain-containing protein, whose protein sequence is MIQRIQTIYLLLASAISGGLIFVFDLWENLKREVFAFDLLSSNSLSLKIIPILFLVSAILTFIAIFLYKNRKLQFVIGRLAILVNLILLGLSIYLSLNLSGETAVSEKGIGMFIPILAILLIVLANKAIKKDEDLVKSVDRLR, encoded by the coding sequence ATGATTCAAAGAATACAAACCATATATTTACTATTAGCATCTGCAATTTCTGGCGGACTAATTTTTGTATTTGATTTGTGGGAAAATTTAAAAAGAGAAGTTTTTGCATTCGATTTATTGAGTTCTAATTCTCTTAGTTTAAAAATTATACCTATATTGTTTCTAGTTTCAGCCATCTTAACATTTATAGCTATTTTCTTATATAAAAATAGAAAATTACAATTTGTTATAGGTCGCTTAGCAATTTTGGTAAACCTTATTTTATTAGGATTATCGATTTATTTATCTCTAAATTTATCTGGAGAAACAGCTGTTTCCGAGAAAGGTATTGGGATGTTTATACCTATTTTAGCTATTTTGCTTATTGTTTTAGCAAATAAAGCGATTAAAAAGGATGAAGATCTTGTAAAATCTGTAGATCGATTGCGATAA
- a CDS encoding metallophosphoesterase family protein, whose protein sequence is MKKILLLSDTHSYIDHQILKFVKQADEVWHAGDIGNLEVTDTIKKLKPLRAVFGNIDNNEARAEFPLDAKFIVENVSVWITHIGGYPNKYNQRIREEIKRNSPKIFISGHSHILKVQYDKKLNLLHLNPGAAGNHGFHKVRTMLRFNLEKGEIKDLEIIELATRG, encoded by the coding sequence ATGAAAAAAATTCTATTATTATCTGACACTCATAGTTATATAGACCACCAAATTTTAAAGTTCGTAAAACAAGCAGATGAAGTTTGGCATGCAGGAGATATTGGTAATTTAGAAGTTACAGATACTATTAAAAAACTAAAACCTTTACGTGCTGTTTTTGGAAATATCGATAATAACGAAGCCAGAGCAGAATTTCCTTTAGATGCAAAATTTATAGTAGAAAATGTTTCTGTATGGATAACGCATATTGGAGGCTATCCAAATAAATACAACCAACGAATTCGAGAAGAAATTAAAAGAAATTCTCCAAAAATTTTTATTTCTGGACATTCGCATATTTTAAAAGTTCAGTATGATAAAAAACTGAATTTATTGCATTTGAATCCTGGTGCAGCTGGAAACCACGGTTTCCATAAAGTTAGAACAATGCTGCGTTTTAATTTAGAAAAAGGAGAAATAAAAGATTTAGAAATTATAGAATTGGCGACTCGTGGTTAA
- a CDS encoding response regulator, which yields MNKKIYVHIADDHKILIEGLIAVIKTEKKINIKGYSLTGKQVVDWFDKEGNTADVLVLDITMPELDGFEVLKHFRKQKIDQKVIILSSYDDIKIVDEVLKLGAYGYISKGNAGGHIIQAIKKVAAGEQYFSDDIQSLLLQKITGGRLPIGDAPEDFLFEKLTEREIKVLRLVTLEYNTSEIANQLNVSHHTVETYRRKLLKKLNVKSSIGLAMYAVKFKIV from the coding sequence ATGAATAAAAAGATATACGTTCATATAGCAGATGATCACAAAATATTAATTGAAGGTTTAATTGCTGTAATAAAGACAGAAAAAAAAATAAATATCAAAGGATATTCTTTAACTGGGAAACAAGTAGTAGACTGGTTTGATAAAGAAGGAAATACTGCAGATGTTTTAGTTTTAGATATTACGATGCCAGAATTAGATGGTTTTGAAGTTTTAAAACATTTTCGTAAACAAAAAATAGATCAAAAAGTAATTATTTTATCTAGTTACGACGATATTAAAATTGTAGACGAAGTATTAAAGCTAGGTGCATATGGATATATTTCTAAAGGAAATGCTGGAGGGCACATTATACAAGCAATAAAAAAAGTAGCGGCTGGCGAGCAATATTTTAGCGACGATATACAGAGTTTACTTTTACAAAAGATTACAGGAGGGCGACTTCCAATAGGAGACGCACCAGAAGATTTTTTATTTGAAAAATTAACAGAAAGAGAAATAAAAGTATTAAGATTAGTAACCTTAGAATATAACACCAGTGAAATCGCCAACCAGTTAAATGTTAGCCATCACACAGTAGAAACATATAGAAGAAAATTATTAAAAAAATTAAATGTAAAATCATCAATAGGATTAGCAATGTATGCCGTAAAATTTAAAATAGTATAA
- a CDS encoding tetratricopeptide repeat-containing sensor histidine kinase — translation MKKKLKLLIYIIGILNSTTLLKAAPSNLHAAEEVSILETSSVFLVQQDSIFKKKYNAVLKLYEKEKFIKALNKALVLFDAEKRTANGNNLFSVSVLIADIYDKTNNHKRALKYYKQSLTILNNSTNTFPESKDANFFSESLAKIYLRLGSTFQKKFQKDSAKFYYKKVEQIPSLNKEVKRYKAIIFSNLTGIYEMDSLYDTAIEYAKKSININKDINNKIGQAKATNNLGNIYLVLDNFKTAKKNYLEGIELIKNDNSQNAVREKANLYYNLAWAMRNLKDYKAYDFQEMSYEIEDGLRDKNIRSMVEKISMEYDVEGIKREEESKREKDQITFWLYVAISFAIILSLLYWVNFYKLKQKNLSLKLSQTQLIQNQNIEKIKSESQARILNATIDGKETERKEIAETLHDNVSALLSSANLHLMATKSNFKGKVPAEIEKTQQIITEASTKIRDLSHTLVSSVLLKFGLNYAVKDLANKYSNSQLNIEADITGLRRYHQNFEIKVYNIIQEFLNNILKHSKARNAMIIMYEENNKICFEISDDGVGFDQTKISTKDGLGINQIDARIQIMKGYLGIDSSSNNGTKIKVKLPIIEKETINHESPIL, via the coding sequence TTGAAAAAGAAATTAAAACTACTAATTTATATAATTGGTATTTTAAATAGTACAACCCTATTAAAAGCTGCCCCTAGTAATTTACATGCTGCTGAAGAAGTTTCGATTCTTGAAACTTCTTCAGTTTTTCTTGTACAGCAAGATTCTATATTCAAAAAAAAATACAATGCTGTTTTAAAACTGTATGAAAAAGAAAAATTCATTAAAGCCCTTAATAAGGCGTTGGTACTTTTTGATGCAGAAAAAAGAACGGCTAATGGAAATAATTTATTTTCAGTTTCTGTATTAATTGCAGATATTTACGATAAAACCAACAATCATAAAAGAGCGCTTAAATATTACAAACAATCGTTAACCATTTTAAATAATTCTACGAATACTTTTCCAGAAAGTAAGGATGCCAATTTTTTTAGTGAAAGTTTAGCCAAAATTTATTTAAGGCTTGGCAGTACTTTTCAAAAAAAATTTCAAAAAGATAGTGCAAAATTTTATTACAAAAAGGTAGAGCAAATACCCAGTCTAAACAAAGAGGTAAAAAGGTATAAAGCAATTATCTTTAGTAATTTGACAGGAATTTATGAAATGGATTCATTGTATGACACTGCCATTGAATATGCAAAAAAGTCTATAAATATTAATAAAGACATTAATAATAAAATAGGGCAAGCAAAAGCAACAAATAATTTAGGGAATATTTATTTGGTATTAGATAATTTTAAAACAGCAAAAAAAAACTATTTAGAAGGAATTGAGTTGATAAAAAACGACAACAGCCAAAATGCAGTTCGAGAAAAAGCAAATTTATATTACAATTTAGCTTGGGCAATGCGTAATTTAAAAGACTACAAAGCCTACGATTTTCAAGAAATGTCTTACGAAATAGAAGATGGTCTTAGAGACAAGAACATTAGAAGCATGGTAGAAAAAATATCGATGGAATACGATGTTGAAGGAATAAAAAGAGAAGAAGAAAGTAAACGAGAAAAAGACCAAATTACTTTTTGGCTGTATGTTGCGATTAGTTTTGCAATTATTTTATCACTTTTATATTGGGTAAATTTTTATAAGCTAAAACAAAAAAATTTAAGTTTAAAATTATCTCAAACGCAACTTATTCAAAACCAAAATATAGAGAAGATAAAATCGGAGTCTCAAGCAAGAATTTTAAATGCTACCATCGATGGTAAAGAAACCGAAAGAAAAGAAATTGCAGAAACTTTACACGATAACGTAAGTGCGTTATTATCTTCTGCAAACCTACATTTAATGGCAACAAAATCTAATTTTAAAGGAAAAGTACCTGCAGAAATAGAAAAAACACAACAAATTATTACAGAGGCTTCAACAAAAATTAGAGACTTATCACACACATTGGTTTCTTCTGTATTACTTAAATTCGGGTTGAATTACGCCGTAAAAGATTTGGCAAACAAGTATTCGAATTCGCAATTAAATATCGAAGCAGATATTACAGGACTTCGAAGATATCATCAAAATTTCGAAATTAAAGTTTACAATATCATTCAAGAATTTTTAAATAATATATTAAAACATAGCAAGGCTCGAAATGCGATGATTATTATGTACGAAGAAAATAATAAAATCTGTTTCGAAATTTCTGATGATGGTGTTGGTTTCGATCAAACAAAAATATCAACAAAAGATGGTTTGGGAATCAACCAAATAGATGCTAGAATTCAAATTATGAAAGGGTATTTAGGAATTGATTCTAGTTCGAATAATGGAACAAAAATTAAAGTAAAATTACCAATTATAGAAAAAGAAACGATTAACCACGAGTCGCCAATTCTATAA
- the truA gene encoding tRNA pseudouridine(38-40) synthase TruA yields the protein MRYFIELSYNGKNYHGWQIQPDAVSVQEKLNYAVSTVLQEKIEVVGAGRTDTGVHASQMFAHLDVSKKIKGDIVHKLNSILPSDIVVYQVFLVDNEKHARFDAKSRSYEYRIWQGRNPFLLEFSWQIHSQDLDISLMNKAAKILLEYQNFQTFSKVKTAVYTFNCDVTEAFWKREDNLLTFYISANRFLRNMVRAIVGTLVDVGLEKISVADFRAIIESKNRANAGLSVPAKGLFLTKIKY from the coding sequence TTGAGGTATTTTATAGAACTTTCATATAATGGAAAAAACTATCATGGTTGGCAAATTCAGCCAGATGCAGTGTCTGTACAAGAAAAATTAAATTATGCAGTAAGTACAGTTTTACAAGAAAAAATAGAGGTTGTTGGAGCAGGAAGAACAGATACTGGAGTACATGCATCGCAAATGTTTGCGCATTTAGATGTTAGCAAGAAAATTAAAGGAGATATTGTACACAAATTAAATTCTATTTTACCAAGCGATATTGTGGTTTACCAAGTTTTTTTGGTAGATAATGAAAAACATGCAAGATTCGATGCAAAAAGTAGAAGTTACGAATACCGAATTTGGCAAGGAAGAAATCCTTTTTTATTAGAGTTTTCATGGCAAATACATTCACAGGATTTAGATATTTCTTTAATGAATAAAGCCGCAAAAATATTGTTAGAATACCAGAATTTTCAAACATTTTCTAAAGTAAAGACAGCAGTTTATACCTTTAATTGCGATGTAACAGAAGCATTTTGGAAACGAGAAGACAATCTGTTAACTTTTTACATTTCAGCAAATCGTTTTTTAAGAAATATGGTAAGAGCCATTGTTGGCACTTTGGTAGATGTTGGCTTAGAGAAAATTTCTGTGGCAGATTTTAGAGCAATCATAGAAAGTAAGAATAGAGCAAATGCAGGATTGTCAGTCCCAGCAAAAGGGTTATTTTTAACAAAAATTAAATATTAA